In a single window of the Platichthys flesus chromosome 5, fPlaFle2.1, whole genome shotgun sequence genome:
- the odam gene encoding uncharacterized protein odam has product MKLHIALLLVALLETSCALPLQIGILASNSNEILNALTLAALGQTQASSLFPQYMLQQQQLTPQMVNFNPQLGGPFGPQGPQMLFPNQGNQLVPMLVANGQQEQVGPPQDPNAPTVPQQAQNPMQMFPQFQYPAYGFPQLPRQQGFRYFMPSYGGYPQQRNNVVLQPNTPQQNLERSTQRPQLPLQQASLPKVQTEPTWPLGTQKETTPNPPDLRGDAAGPGIDEGHSNFPFLFEP; this is encoded by the exons ATGAAGCTTCACATTGCCCTTCTGTTGGTCGCTCTGTTGGAGACGAGCTGTGCTCTGCCA TTGCAGATTGGAATCCTTGCGAGCAACAGCAATGAG atcCTGAACGCACTCACTCTTGCAGCTCTTGGACAAACACAG GCGTCTTCATTATTTCCCCAGTAtatgctgcagcagcagcagctcactccTCAGATGGTGAACTTCAACCCGCAGCTTGGCGGCCCTTTTGGTCCCCAGGGGCCTCAGATGCTGTTCCCCAACCAGGGCAACCAGCTGGTGCCCATGCTTGTCGCCAATGGGCAGCAAGAGCAGGTCGGGCCCCCACAGGACCCCAACGCTCCTACTGTCCCTCAGCAGGCCCAGAACCCCATGCAG ATGTTTCCACAGTTCCAGTACCCTGCGTATGGATTCCCTCAGCTTCCCAGACAGCAG GGCTTCCGGTACTTTATGCCTTCGTACGGAGGATACCCCCAGCAGAGGAACAACGTGGTGCTGCAGCCCAACACCCCTCAGCAGAACCTGGAGAGAAGCACACAGAGGCCACAGCTCCCTCTGCAG CAAGCGTCCCTGCCAAAGGTGCAGACAGAACCA ACATGGCCACTGGGGACACAGAAAGAGACGACTCCAAATCCTCCTGATCTTCGTGGAGACGCTGCTGGTCCTGGGATTGATGAG GGTCACTCCAACTTCCCCTTCCTGTTTGAGCCTTAG
- the LOC133954446 gene encoding cell division protein ZipA-like: MLAGGGVGLIRQPQFAQLVPGVPAFALQAPVPNMYQVPAANGFPFMGVPQMAQMNPAQQPFMAQMNPAQQPFMAQMNPAQQPFMAQMNPAQQPFMVNTGGAAPQQFPLQPDPLRRFRRQMMKQDDNMKTTLDTQIPAPTDEAAAALCDHHDQHQDV; the protein is encoded by the exons ATGCTGGCAGGTGGAGGGGTGGGCCTCATCAGGCAGCCTCAGTTTGCACAG CTTGTTCCTGGAGTTCCTGCCTTTGCTCTACAGGCCCCTGTTCCCAACATGTACCAAGTCCCTGCAGCCAATGGG TTTCCTTTCATGGGAGTTCCTCAAATGGCCCAGATGAATCCTGCTCAGCAGCCTTTCATGGCCCAGATGAATCCTGCTCAGCAGCCTTTCATGGCCCAGATGAATCCTGCTCAGCAGCCTTTCATGGCCCAGATGAATCCTGCTCAGCAGCCTTTCATG GTTAATACAGGAGGAGCTGCGCCACAGCAGTTTCCACTTCAGCCTGATCCTCTGAGAAGATTCAGg CGTCAGATGATGAAACAGGACGACAACATGAAGACCACTTTGGATACTCAG atTCCAGCTCCGACTGacgaagcagctgcagctctgtgtgatCACCACGATCAACACCAGGATGTTTGA